Proteins encoded in a region of the Ignavibacteriales bacterium genome:
- a CDS encoding transposase yields the protein MGLKPNIFSVIFISWLKPTAIGKLKKIALDFSQVTKNIWLDYINGYQEHLHCLISLNKDQSISKTAQPIKGESSFWTIKNHLTEINSSRKMIIGQ from the coding sequence ATGGGGCTAAAGCCTAATATTTTCTCAGTTATCTTTATCAGTTGGCTGAAGCCAACTGCAATAGGAAAATTAAAAAAAATTGCACTTGACTTTAGTCAAGTGACAAAAAATATCTGGCTCGACTACATAAACGGCTATCAAGAACACCTTCATTGCTTAATTTCACTCAATAAAGATCAATCCATCAGCAAAACTGCTCAACCGATAAAAGGAGAATCTTCATTCTGGACAATTAAAAATCATCTGACTGAAATAAATTCATCTCGCAAGATGATTATTGGGCAGTAA
- a CDS encoding queuosine precursor transporter translates to MDPAFNTIFGQGHCNIAGSLIYFLVRKLVDITAFHYVKSKTGEAKFWLRAAGYTLVTQLIDSFIVLFIAFYIGAGWDIKLVLAIGIENYI, encoded by the coding sequence ATGGACCCGGCATTTAATACAATATTTGGACAGGGTCACTGTAATATTGCTGGCTCATTGATTTATTTTCTGGTCCGCAAGCTAGTTGATATTACTGCCTTCCATTACGTTAAATCAAAAACCGGAGAAGCAAAATTCTGGCTGCGGGCTGCAGGCTATACATTAGTAACTCAGCTTATTGACAGCTTTATAGTTTTGTTTATTGCTTTTTATATCGGAGCGGGGTGGGATATAAAATTAGTACTTGCGATTGGAATAGAAAACTATATCTAG
- a CDS encoding LamG domain-containing protein — translation MVPILYFGDDVYSSSQNCLVLEIGHPGNEFLYFTIIRNGIIIQCFDNNKTIQKNQWYHFAAVVSPTGNTGYINGVELTNRHYNAGTLPSDTEFFSSITKRDLMAFGYGTTGIASAFRYYNGSIDEIAIFNRPLQGAEILQIYNSVLQR, via the coding sequence ATGGTTCCAATACTTTATTTTGGTGATGATGTCTATTCATCTTCTCAGAATTGTCTTGTTCTTGAGATCGGTCACCCCGGGAATGAATTTCTTTATTTTACCATAATTCGAAATGGTATTATCATTCAATGTTTTGATAACAATAAGACAATTCAAAAAAATCAATGGTATCACTTTGCTGCCGTAGTTAGCCCGACAGGTAACACTGGTTATATTAATGGTGTCGAACTAACCAATAGGCATTATAACGCCGGTACACTTCCCTCGGACACTGAATTTTTCAGTTCCATCACTAAGCGAGACTTAATGGCATTTGGTTATGGAACTACAGGAATTGCATCTGCTTTTCGTTATTACAATGGCTCGATTGATGAAATAGCAATTTTTAATCGCCCGCTGCAAGGTGCAGAAATTTTACAGATTTATAATTCAGTGTTACAGAGATAA